The genomic DNA CGAATCCACCATCTCCGCCAGCACCCAGTCGGGCATCCAGGTGGTCCACGGGAACTTGGCGAGGGGTTTGTAGGAGAGCCAGAAGCCGGTGGTGAGGCCGGAGAGGAGGAGGGCGAGGCCGAGGGCGAGGACGGGCCAGCGTTTGCGCCGTTCGCCGTTGATGACGGCGCGGCGTGCGCGGCGGGTGTTTCCGGTCAGTTCTGTGCCGCACTCGGGGCAGCGGTCGGGGTGCGAGGTGGCATCTGCGTTTGATCCTGCCAGCCCAACCAGATCGAAGCGGCACCTGCGGCAGATGGGGTGGTCGTTGACGCGTCGGCCTCGGAGTCCGGCGCGGATGAGGAGGATGCCGCCGATGACGAGGGGGATCCAGACGATGATGTGTTGGAGGATGGCGAGCGGGGTCATGGCGTGGCCTCCCCGGAGCGGCGCTCCGTCAGCAGGTACGCATGATACTGAGAAGGGATGTGAGGGGAACACCGCTCTGGAGAGGGGTGCCACCAGGAGCGGTGCCGCCAAGGCCTCGGTTGGACCAAGCTACTCGTTCTCGTCGGGAATCTCGTCTTCGTCGGCGCGGGGGGTGTCGGAAGGTTTGATGATGGTGATGGGGACATCTTTGATCGTGATCGAGTCTCCCCATATTTCCGCGATGTCGACGCGATGCTTGGCCAGGTCGGGATTGGGCGTGAGGATGATGGTCGCGAGCGGGGGAAGGGGCTCGTGGATCGGGCTCATGAGCGGATCGGCGTCGAAAAGGCCGTGGATGATGTGGCCCTTCATGGCATCGCCGACCATGCGGCCCATAGGGATGGCTCGTTCGCCGAGGCGCATCGTGACCTCGAAGGCGTAGGGGAGCGGAGGGGATCGGGCATCGATGTGGAGGCGGATGCGTTCGTCGATTCCTTCCTGGTTGCCGCGAGCGGCTTCGGGCGGGTCGGGCTTGATCTCGAGGAGCGAGACGACGAACGCTCGTTCGACCGCTTCGCGTTGGGACTCGTCGACGGAGCCCGCGATCTGCGTTGAATCGACGACCTCGAAGGCGATGGGGATCTCGACATCCTGCACGTAGATCGCAGCGGGCGGGCTGTTCGTCAGGTGCGTGTCCATGTTCTCGTGGCCGGAGAGGCGGACGAGGAACGTGATCTCGTGGCGGCCGGGCGGAAGACCGTGCTCGAATGCGCCTGTGTTCGACGTGGATGAGTTTGACACGAAACGGGACCAGCTGCCCCCGTCGGACAGCTCGCGGTACGAGCCGCCCGGCATCACGAGGGCGTGCTTCGAGGACTTCAGGTTCAACACGAACTCCGGCTTTCCGGCGCGGGCGTGGCCGAGCCCGTTGCCCGTGCGTCCGAACATGACCACTGTCTCCCATGCCAGACGCTCGTCTTTCCCGACGCGCGGGCGAACCCGGGCCGTGGCGGTAAAGGAACGCTGGATGTATGCGCTCATCGCATCGTCGCTCACCACACCGTTCGCGCGGGCCCGTTCGACGATGTCGCCCATCACGGGGGACCAAAGGACGTTCGGATCTGCCTGCGCGGCGAGGATCGAGCTGATTGTGCGGTCGGTCGAGGATGCGCTGAAGCGGTTGTTCTGGAGTCGGAGCATGATCTCTCGTCCGACTGTGGCTCCGCGGGTGGAGTGTGGCGAGTCGATCATCGCGGCCAGCACCCAGTCGGGCATCCAGGTGGTCCACGGGAACTTGGCGAGGGGTTTGTAGGAAAGCCAGAAGCCGGTGGTCAGGCCGGAGAGGAGGAGCACGAGACCGAGGGCGAAGAGGCGCCAGCGTTTGCGCCGTTCGCCGTTGATGACGGCGCGGCGTGCGCGGCGGGTGTTTCCGGTCAGTTCTGTGCCGCACTCGGGGCAGCGGTCGGGGTGGCTGGTGGGCTGGTATTTGGTGGCACCGCTCTCCAGAGCGGTGTCTGGCGTGTCGGCGACAGATGCCGCGCCGAGTCCGACGAGATCGAAGCGGCACCTGCGGCAGATGGGGTGGTCGTTGACGCGTCGGCCTCGGAGTCCGGCGCGGATGAGGAGGATGCCGCCGATGACGAGGGGAAGCCAGACGATGATGTGTTGGAGGATGGCGAGCGGGGTCATGGCGTGGCCTCCCCGGAGGGGCGCTCCGTCAGCATGTACGCATGATACTGAGAAGGGGTGCGGGGCCTCGGGCGAAGACGGACTCACCACAGAGGCGCGGAGAACACAGAGGAAGGAGGAGCAGGCGAGACAGTGGGGCCCGAATGGACCTACGAATAGTGGCGCCGAGAAGAGGCGTATGGATGGCGACGAGCCGGGCACACCGCTCCTGAGAGCAATGCCACCCCAGAGGAAGACGCATATGAGCGAGAACCAGCCCGGCCATCCGAACGATCCCGCGGTTGTCCATCCGGACCAGACGATGCATCCGCTGGAGGCGCAGCGTCGCGCAAATCGCGAGGTGGCGTCGGGGCTGGGTGTGAATCCGTACGGGGAGCGGGTGGATGGGTTGCTGTCGCTCGCGGAGGCGGCGGCGCGGTATGACGAGCAGGCGGATACGGAGCAGAAGGCCGGGGGGAAGGAGCCGGGGTTTGTCGATCGGCGTCCGGTGGTGAGGGTTGCGGGTCGGGTGATGCTGCTGCGGGACAACGGGAAGTTGCTGTGGGTCAACCTGCGGGATGCGTCGGGGGACCTGCAGGTTGCGATCAGCCAGAGGGACTGCGGGGAGCGGGGGTTTGCGCTGGCGAAGGCGATGGATCTGGGGGACATCGTGGTGGCGGAGGGGCCGCTGACGAAGACGAGGACGGGGGAGGTGACGGTGTGGGCGTCGAGCGTGATGCCGGGGGCGAAGTGTCTGTTGCCGCCACCGGAGAAGCACGCGGGGCTCTCTGATCCGGAATTGCGGTATCGGATGCGGTATGTGGATATGTGGGCGAACCCGGAGACGACGAAGGTCTTCCAGTTGCGCTCGCGGATCGTGTCGCTGGTGCGGCGTGTGCTCGACGGGATGGGGTACATGGAGGTCGAGACGCCGATGCTGCAGACATTGGCGGGGGGCGCTGCAGCGCGGCCGTTCAAGACGCACATGAACGCGCTGGATATCTCGCTGTTCATGCGGATCGCGCCGGAGCTGTATCTGAAGAGGTTGCTGGTGGGGGGATTGCCTCGCGTGTACGAGATCAACCGGAACTTCAGGAACGAGGGGCTGGATGCGCGGCACAATCCTGAGTTCACGATGCTGGAGCTGTATCACGCGTTCGGGGACATGGAGACGGTGATGGGGGTGACGGAGTGGTTGGTGCGCGAAGCGGCGAAGGCCGCGGCGCGCGAGCAGGGGGTGGCGGCGGAGGAGGGTGCGGGTGGGGGTGTTGCGTTGCCGTTTGGTGAGATGGTGATTGATTATGGATCGCCGTTTGCGCGGGTGAGGTATGGAGAGTTGTTCAAGAGGGCTCTGGGTGTGGAGATGGGTGATCGGGGCGCGGTGGCGCGGCTCGCGGCGGAGAAGCGTGTGAAGGCGAAGGACGAGAAGGGAGTCGCGCTCGATCACTGGCTGATCGTGAACAATCTCTTCGAGGAGTTCGCGGAGCCGACGCTGGATCACGCGAGGCCGACGTTCATCACGCATTATCCGAGCGCGATCTCGCCATTGACGAGGCCGAATCGCGAGGATCCGACGGTGGCGGATCGTGCGGACCTGTTTATTGGCGGGATGGAGATTGCGCCGCACTACACGGAGTTGAACGATCCGGATGTGCAGGCGGCGAAGTTCAGGGAGCAGTTGGCGGGGCTGGATGATGAGGAGTCGACGTTCAGGACGTTCGACGAGGACTTTGTCAATGCGCTGAAGGTGGGGATGCCGCCCGCGGGCGGGATGGGGCTGGGGATTGATCGGCTGGTGATGCTGCTGACGAATCAGCGGACGATCCGTGATGTGGTGCTGTTCCCGCTGATGCGGCCCTTGGATGCGGGTGCGTCGAGGGAGTGATGGTTTTGTGTGTCGGGGGGTGTGCAGGTGTGTGTGGGGGGTGTGCAAAGAGAAACGGGCCGTGCCCTTGGGGGCCGGCCCGTGTCGATGGTGCTAGCTGGAGAAGATCTGTTTACTTAGGTCCGGCGGCCTGTTCGGCTTTCTGCTTGGCTTCTTCGGCTTCGATCTTTTCGGCGAGTTTGCGGGCGCGGACTTCTTCGACGGCTCTGCGGATTGCGCCGCGGTTGCGTTCTTCACGGTTTGCCGCACGCTCTCTGGCGAGGGCGAGTTCTTCGGGCGTGGCCTCTCGGTTGGTGCCGTCGGGGTTTCTGAAGTACATCTTGTTGTCGGGTCCTGCGATAGCGGCTCGGCCGGCGGCGATCTCTTCGTCGATCTCTGCCTGGATCTCGGCCTGCTTGGCGCGCATGGCGGCGATCTCGTCGGGATCGCTGGTCATGACGACGCGGGGATCTTCGAAGGGGGGGATCTCGGGGAGAACGGCGGGGGGACGGAGTTCGCGTGCGAGTGTGAGGGCGGCGCGTGCGTTGTCGAGCGAGAGGTCGGCGACGAGGGCCTTGGCGCGGTCGCGCTTGGCGATGGGGTCGGCGGCGGCGTCGATCTCTTTGGCGGCGATGGTGAAGGCGGTCTGGTCGTCGCTGTTCAGGTTGAGTTTGGCGCGGACATCGGCGAGGTTGGCGACGAGGGCGTCGCAGAGGTTGTCGTAGGCGTAGAGGGACTCGCCGATGCTGAGGCGCATGATGGTGTCCATCACGAGCCCGGTTGAGTCGGGATTATCGGGGGACATGGCGGCGCGGGCCTCGCGCGTGACGGCCATCTCGTACTCGCGTGCGATTTTGGCGTTGAACTGTCCCTGGATGCGGGTCATGATCTGGCGGGCCTGGGCCTCTTTGACGAAGGGGGAGGCGGGGGCGAGGGGGCGGATGCGCTGGGTGACCTGGGCGTAGTTGGCTCGGTCGGACCAGTCGATTTCGAGGAAGAAGCCGCCCTCGATCTCGAGAACGAGGTCGAGGTTCTCGATGACGATCTCCTCGAATTGCATCTGGCGCTCGTGCATGAAGTGCGCGAGTTCGGCGGTGGCGATGGGCCCTGTGGTGACGGGGTTGACCGCGACAGCGGCGTACTCGGTGGGCTTGGTGAGACGGATGATCTTTCCGTTGTCACCGATCTTGACGAGACTCTCGTGGGGGATGTCGGGGAGCGGGGTGTTGGGCCCGAGTGCTCCGGTGGGCTGAGCCGCGGGGCGCGCGGGTTGGCGCTGGGCGGGGCGCGGAGCGGGCTGCACGCTGGGAGCGGGGGGGACGTACTCGGGGGTCTTCTCTGGGGCTGTCGGGGGCGGGGGCGCGACCTGCGCGAGAGCGGATCCGAAGAGGGGTGATGTGGTGAGTGCCGCCATGAGGAGGGTGTGCCGCGTGAGTTTCATGTGTGAGACCTCGGAGTGAAACGGGGTGCTCGGGCGGGGTGGGGTGGTACTGCTTCGGCCCCCCCGAACATCGGGTGAAACGCTGGAACGATAGGTAACCCACCCCATCGGAAGGATCTATGTCCGCCTTTGGCGGACGGATGCATGAACCCTCTGGAAAGGGGTCAAAGTGAGGGTCACGGGTGTGTCACAAGTGTGTGGAGGGGGCTGGGTGGCGGGATTTGGTGGGGTGGATGCGGTGGTGGGCGCAATCTTCGCGGGTGCGACGGGAGAGGAGGGACGGGATCGGGCGAGGGAGGTACGCTGGTCGTGATGTGCCGCATCGATCGAGTGCGGGAGCGGTATGGGGCAGAGCCGTACGCGGCCCAGGAGCGATTCATGACGAGGGAACAGCTTGCACGGGCGATCGCGGAGTGCGCCCTTCTGCGGGGGACATTCACGCTTCGCTCGGGTCGGACGTCGTCGTATTACCTGGACAAGTACTTGTTCTCGACGCGTCCGGAGATTCTGGTGCATCTGGGGGTGTTGTTTTCTGAGCGGGTGGCTTCGTATCCCGGCGAGCCGGTGGTGCGGCTTGCGGGGGCGGAGTTGGGAGGGATTCCTCTTGTGACGGCGGCTTCGTTGCGGAGCGGGCTGCCGTGTCTGTTCGTGCGGAACGCGAAGAAGGGGTACGGCACGGCGAAGCAACTGGAGGGGAGGGTCGAGCGCGGGGATCGGGTGGTGCTGCTGGAGGATGTGGCGACGACGGGGGGGCAGGCGTTGGAGGCGGTGGGCGTGTTGAGGGAGGCGGGCGCGGAGGTTGTGGGGATCATCGCGACGATCGACCGGCAGGAGGGCGCGAGAGAGAATGTTGAAGCCGCGGGGATTCGGTTCGATGCGCTGTTCACGAAGGCGGATCTGGGGATTGAGGAGTGAGCAATGGGTGAGTCAAGAGCGGGTGAGTCGGCAGCGTGTCGGCCGGGGAGCGGGATGGGTTGGAGGGGTGTGATGGGTGTGGGCGGGCGTGTTGGTAGACGGGGACGGATGTGTGTTGTGGGTTTGGTGTGCGCGATCGCGCTGGGGATGGGGGTGGGCGGCTGCGCCGGGAAGAAGCGAGAGCCAGACGAGTTGAAGGCGGCGGAGCTGGCGGACAGCGACGTGTGGCGGACGATCGGTTTTTCGGTGAGCGGGCGTTCGATCGAGGCGATCACGGTGGGGGATGGGCCGCGGCGGGTGCTGGTGGTGGGCGGGATCCACGGGGATGAGCGTGAGGCGTTGCCGAGCATCGGGCGCCTGACCGAGCAGTTGTCGCGTGAGCCGGCGGCGGGCGCGGCGACGTGGCGTGTGATCCGCGATCTGAATCCGGATGGTTCTGCGCTGGAGCGTCGGGGGAACTCTCGGAACGTGGATCTGAATCGGAACTTTCCGGCACGGAATTTCGAGAAGCGCGACCGTCACGGGGACAAGCCGTTCTCGGAGCCGGAGGCGGAGTTGCTCGCGAGTGTGGTGCGGTTCGATCAGCCGGATCTGATCGTGATCTTTCATTCGACCTCATACGGTCCGTTCGTGAACTTTGATGGTCCTGCGCTGGGGTTTGCGCGGGCGTTCGCGGATGGTGCGGCGGCGACCGACCCGCGGTGGCGGATCGTTCCTGAGATGTCGTACGCGACGCCGGGTTCGCTGGGGAGTTACTTCGGGCAGGACCAGGGGATTCCGGTTCTGACGATCGAGTTCAAGCGTCATCAGGATGTGGTGGAGGTGTGGCGTGCGATCGAGAGCGGATTCGCGTCCTTGGCGCGTCACCTTGTGTCGGTGCGGATCGAGGAGGGGCTAAGGTGAGTGGGCGTGGGCGTAGACGTTCAGGGTGAAGAACCCGGGGAGGCCTTCGGCGTGGAAGTCGCGTGGCACGCGACGATCAGAAAAGGCGCAACAGAACGGGAAGGACGGCTGGGGCGACCATGGCGGCGAGGACGAGCCCGAGGGCGAGGATCACCCACCACGGCATGGAACGGCTCTTGCCGGACGCGATATCCTCGCCGCAGCGCGGGCATGAGTCCAGGTCGTCGTAGAGGAGCGTCTTGCAGCGGCGGCAGCGTACGGAGTCGTCGTTGAAGCGGATCACGTCGGCATCGCTTGGTTCTTCATCGAGAGAAGGCCGTCGGCGCGGCTCGGAGGTGTCTCCGACGTCGTCGGGCGTGAGCGGTCCTTCGGTGACGCGCGAGGGCCTGACTGTGCGGCGCTTGGCCATGCGGGGATGGTACTCGGGAGAGATCGCGGAGGACCGGGGTGCCGCGGCACTCGCCTCGGGTCATGCGTTCTTCGTGGCGGTTTCCGCGCGGTGCTTGTTGCGCCGGGGCTTGGCGGGATCGGCGAGGCGGAAGACGTCGGCGTACTTCTGGCCGGCGGTCTGGCGCGTGTAGTCGCGTTCGAAGAGCTCGCGGGCTCTTCGTCCCATGGCGAGCGCGGCACCGGGATCGGCGATGAGCGAGCGGATGCCATTGGCCAGCCCTTCGGCGTCGCCGAGTTCGAACCAGAGCCCGACGCCGTTCTTCTCGACGACATCGCGGAGTTCGGAGTCGGGCTCGGAGAGGGCGAGGATGGGCTTGCCGACGGCGAGTGAGGAGTAGAGCTTGGATGGGAAGCTGATTCCCTCGATGCCTTTGGCGATGGTGACGAAGTTCGCGTCGCAGGCGTTGAGTGAGTCGTTGAGTGTCTCGAAGGGCTGGTAGGGGAGCATGATCGAGTTGGTGAGTCTGCGGCTCTTGATCTGGTCGGCGATCCAGGGCTTTCTGCCGCCGGATCCGATGAAGACCATGCGGAACTGCTCGGGGAGGAGTTTCTCTGCGGCGGCGAGCATGGTTTCGAATTCGTAGTAGAGTCCGAGGTTTCCGGAGTAGAGGGCGGTGAAGGGCTCGACGAGACCGTTGGCCGCGGCGAACTTTGTTTGGCGCTTGGGGACTGGGTGTATTTTGTTGCGATCGGCCCAGTTGGGGATGACGTGGACGCGTTCTGGATCGATGTTGTAAGTGTCGCAGACGAGTTTTTTGGCGGCGTGGCAGAGGACGATGGTCTGGTCGGCGCGTCGATAGGCGAGGCGGTTGGCGCTGTGCCAGACCTTCTCGATCAAGCCGCCCTTCTTGATGGTGCCGACCCATACGGCGACCTGGGGGTATGAGTCGTGGAGGAGCATGACGTAGGTGTGTCTTCGGAAGAGGGAGACGAAGCCGCCGATGGTGCCGAGGAAGGGGGGGTTGGTGGTGTAGAGGTAGACCTTTTTCGGGCTCGATCCGACGAGGACTCGGAGGGCGAGTTGGCCTGTGAAGGTGACGTAGTTGAGGACGCGTCCGAGGATGCGGTCTTTGCTGAAGCGTGTGGTCCACATGCGTTTGATGTGGACGCGATCGATCTCTTCGCGGTAGGGGCAGGGCTGCCAGGTCTCCGGCGGTCCGTAGGAGGGTCGAGCGGTGAGGACGGAGACGTCGACGCCCTCGCGTGCGAGGGTGACGGCGAGTTCGTGGAGGAGGTGTCCTGTGGAGGCGACGTCTGGGACGTAGTACTGGTTGAGGATGACGAGGTTGGGTCGCGAGAGGTCCGCGGCGCGTTCCTGCTCGGTGTGCGCGTCGTGCCTGGGTGTCGCGTGGCGGGTTGCGGATTCGACTTGCCGGGAGGTGGGTGTCACCAATTCAGATCCTTCTCGTAGCCGAACTCGATGAAGAAGTCACCGGCGCGTTGCTTGAAGGCGTCGCGGACGCGGGGCGTGAAGTGGTTGACCCAGTCTCCTGCGACACCCTTTCGGACGAACTGGGTCGCGCTCTGCTCGCCTCTGTCGCGTCCGCCGGACATGTTCTTGAAACTGAAGCGATCGACGAGTGACTGGATGGTCTGTTCGTCGCGCGGGAGGTCGAAGAGGTCGGCGACCTGCCGGACGGAGCTGCGCGGATCGGCGAGCATCTGCTCGTATCGGAGGATGACCGAGGCGTTCGGGTCGCGGTTCTTGTTCCAGGAGCGGACCCAATGGGCGTATGGTGCGAGCGTGCGTTCGGCGAAGACGAGGAGGCCGTCCTCGACGCTCTTTCCGGCGTAGTGGGGGTGGTCGCCGTGCCATGGGGTGTTGCGCACGTAGAAGTAGTTGGAGACGGCGACGTCGCGGAGATCGCGGAAGAGGATGGCGTAGCGGACGCCGGCGCGCCTGAGGACATCGGCGTTGTGGGGCGAGCCGTGGACGTGCATCTTGGTGAGGACGAGCATGTCCTTGAAGCGCTCGAACATGTTGTCGGGGAGTTCGTAGTCGTGTGAGCCGCCGGTGGCGAGCTCGTGTGCCGCGACCTCGGGGATGAGGAGCTCATGGAAGCCGGGATAGGAGGAGATCATTTTTTCGAGCCAGGTTGTGCCGCTCTTGGGCAACCCGGCGACGAAGAGGACGGGCTGTGTGTACTTCTGTCCGTGGAGTCTGAAGCCCTCGCGGCATGCCTTTGCCTGTGCGCGGTATCTGGGCCAGACGGCGAATCGCTTCGCCAGGCGCGCGCCGGAGGGGGGAAGGTATTTCCGCGCAAGATTCTCGAGCGTGGTCGTCGTGCTCATCTTCAAAGCCGATCAAGAGGGTCGCCGATCCAATGTGCGTGTATACGTCGGCCGGATCGGGCCGTTACCATAGGACCGTTCAGAATCCTGCCTTTGTTATCGGGCTGTCTTACGCATGATGAAGACTTCACCCCCAGTTTCTGAGGCGAGCACGACGGGCGCTGGCACCGAGGGCGCGGCGGGTGCGTCGGGGGATGGGGCGGGTGGGAGTGTGGGAGGGTCGGTGGGGGTGCAGGTGGGGGGGGTGCATCCGCCGCCTGCGCGTCGGTCGGTGTGGACAACGCGTGAGAAGGTGATTCGGATCGTGTGGGCGACGCTGGGTCGTGTGGTGTGGGTTGTCTGTTCCGGGGCGCGTCCGTGGCTGATCCGTCGATTCGGCGGGCGGGCGGGGAGAGGGTGCGTGATCGCGCGCTCGGTGGACATTCTGATTCCGTGGAATGTGCGTCTGGGGGACAACGTGCGTGTGGGTGAGCGTGTGATTCTGTACGGGCTTGGTCCGATCGAGATCGGGAGCGGGACGGTGATCGATTTCCGAGCGCACTTGTGCGCTGGGACGCACGACATGACGGACTCGCGATTCCCGCTGATCAAGCCGCCCATCACGGTGGGGGCGGGGTGCTTCATCGGTCTGGATGCGTACATCGGTCCTGAGGTTGTGCTGGGCGATGGGTGTGTGGTGTGGCCTCGGGCGAGCGTGTATCGCTCGTTCCCGGCGGGTTCGGAGTTGAAGGGGAATCCGGCGAAGGACGTGTCGGCGCGGCCCGGGACGGGGGTGTGAGCGATGGCGCACGCGGGCGCGATGAATGAACCGGGCGAGGGAGGCGAGCGGATCGGTCGCGCGCTGGCGTGGCGGCTGATCGGGCGGCATCTCTTCCGGGCGACGCCCCACGTGGCGCACGGCGTGCGGCGTCGGATTCTTCGGATGTTCGGCGCGCGGCTGCGGGGGAACGTGAAGATCCGGCGGAGCGTTCGGATCG from Phycisphaeraceae bacterium includes the following:
- the lysS gene encoding lysine--tRNA ligase — its product is MSENQPGHPNDPAVVHPDQTMHPLEAQRRANREVASGLGVNPYGERVDGLLSLAEAAARYDEQADTEQKAGGKEPGFVDRRPVVRVAGRVMLLRDNGKLLWVNLRDASGDLQVAISQRDCGERGFALAKAMDLGDIVVAEGPLTKTRTGEVTVWASSVMPGAKCLLPPPEKHAGLSDPELRYRMRYVDMWANPETTKVFQLRSRIVSLVRRVLDGMGYMEVETPMLQTLAGGAAARPFKTHMNALDISLFMRIAPELYLKRLLVGGLPRVYEINRNFRNEGLDARHNPEFTMLELYHAFGDMETVMGVTEWLVREAAKAAAREQGVAAEEGAGGGVALPFGEMVIDYGSPFARVRYGELFKRALGVEMGDRGAVARLAAEKRVKAKDEKGVALDHWLIVNNLFEEFAEPTLDHARPTFITHYPSAISPLTRPNREDPTVADRADLFIGGMEIAPHYTELNDPDVQAAKFREQLAGLDDEESTFRTFDEDFVNALKVGMPPAGGMGLGIDRLVMLLTNQRTIRDVVLFPLMRPLDAGASRE
- the pyrE gene encoding orotate phosphoribosyltransferase, with product MTREQLARAIAECALLRGTFTLRSGRTSSYYLDKYLFSTRPEILVHLGVLFSERVASYPGEPVVRLAGAELGGIPLVTAASLRSGLPCLFVRNAKKGYGTAKQLEGRVERGDRVVLLEDVATTGGQALEAVGVLREAGAEVVGIIATIDRQEGARENVEAAGIRFDALFTKADLGIEE
- a CDS encoding DUF2817 domain-containing protein — translated: MGESRAGESAACRPGSGMGWRGVMGVGGRVGRRGRMCVVGLVCAIALGMGVGGCAGKKREPDELKAAELADSDVWRTIGFSVSGRSIEAITVGDGPRRVLVVGGIHGDEREALPSIGRLTEQLSREPAAGAATWRVIRDLNPDGSALERRGNSRNVDLNRNFPARNFEKRDRHGDKPFSEPEAELLASVVRFDQPDLIVIFHSTSYGPFVNFDGPALGFARAFADGAAATDPRWRIVPEMSYATPGSLGSYFGQDQGIPVLTIEFKRHQDVVEVWRAIESGFASLARHLVSVRIEEGLR
- a CDS encoding glycosyltransferase family 4 protein, with translation MTPTSRQVESATRHATPRHDAHTEQERAADLSRPNLVILNQYYVPDVASTGHLLHELAVTLAREGVDVSVLTARPSYGPPETWQPCPYREEIDRVHIKRMWTTRFSKDRILGRVLNYVTFTGQLALRVLVGSSPKKVYLYTTNPPFLGTIGGFVSLFRRHTYVMLLHDSYPQVAVWVGTIKKGGLIEKVWHSANRLAYRRADQTIVLCHAAKKLVCDTYNIDPERVHVIPNWADRNKIHPVPKRQTKFAAANGLVEPFTALYSGNLGLYYEFETMLAAAEKLLPEQFRMVFIGSGGRKPWIADQIKSRRLTNSIMLPYQPFETLNDSLNACDANFVTIAKGIEGISFPSKLYSSLAVGKPILALSEPDSELRDVVEKNGVGLWFELGDAEGLANGIRSLIADPGAALAMGRRARELFERDYTRQTAGQKYADVFRLADPAKPRRNKHRAETATKNA
- a CDS encoding sulfotransferase domain-containing protein, which encodes MSTTTTLENLARKYLPPSGARLAKRFAVWPRYRAQAKACREGFRLHGQKYTQPVLFVAGLPKSGTTWLEKMISSYPGFHELLIPEVAAHELATGGSHDYELPDNMFERFKDMLVLTKMHVHGSPHNADVLRRAGVRYAILFRDLRDVAVSNYFYVRNTPWHGDHPHYAGKSVEDGLLVFAERTLAPYAHWVRSWNKNRDPNASVILRYEQMLADPRSSVRQVADLFDLPRDEQTIQSLVDRFSFKNMSGGRDRGEQSATQFVRKGVAGDWVNHFTPRVRDAFKQRAGDFFIEFGYEKDLNW